A window of Loxodonta africana isolate mLoxAfr1 chromosome 3, mLoxAfr1.hap2, whole genome shotgun sequence genomic DNA:
CTTACCAAGAAAAGTATCTTGATCAAATACCGGAGTCTTGAATGACTCCCAGATTTCTGCTGGAACAACTAGGCGTAGCGGTCGCCTTGTCCAAGGCGGTGATTGTAGAGAATTCCTGAGAAATTCTGATTCATATTTTAGAAAGTTTACACAAGACTGAAGGAGGTAATGGGTCAGTTTAATAAACTGCTTTTCCATCCTAGAGACAGATCATCCACTCCTTGACTATGCAGAGTTCACACTCGTGCTGTTGTTACGTGAGGTGGAGATGGTTCCGTCCCCTAGCGACCCTACGTTGGACAGAACTGAAACACCATCGGGTCCTGTGCCTTCCGGGCCAGCCTTGCTTTGTTTTAGCCCATGCTGGCAGCCACTGTGCCCatccgtcttgttgaggatcctcctcttttttgctgaccctctactttaccaagcacaatgtccttctcccggAACctgtccctcccgataacatgtccaaaggaggtgagacaaagtctcaccaccctggtttcaaaggagcattctggccgtagtccttccaagactgatttgttccttcttctggaagtccatggtgtatccagtgttcttcaccaacaccataattcaaaggcatagacTCTTCTGTGGTCGGTCTTCATTATTCGTTGGCCGTGCAAaggaggccattgaaaataccatggcttaggtcaggcataccttagtcctcttTGTCTTTtcacgctttaaagaggtcttttgaaggaGAGACACCCAATGCCATATGCTGGGTGCTtacactctatttttttttatttttatttctttcccctTCCAGAAAGGCTCTTCTTGTTCACTTGTATGTGTGCTTAAATATCCTTTCTCAGAGAAACCTTTGCTGACAGCTTGGTACAAAATAGTCACACTGCTCTTCCCAATTAAGGCCCTCTATTCTAATTCCCGGTGATGGCACTTGATATTTTTGTTTCGGgggtttatttgttttcttattgggCATTTCCCCTCCCTGGAATGCGGGAAGCTGATTACCAGTTGGACAGAGACTAGCAAATACTgaagaaacaaataaatacaaaacaCTCAATCCCAtcaccatggagtcgattccgactccttctgaccatgtaggacagagtagaagtgccacgcagggtttccaaggagtggctagaggATTCCAAGTGctactttttttgtttctgtgtttAGCTGAGGAAGGCTGAAGCACTGGGCCATCGTGGCTCCAGCACAGGAGAGGAGTCGCCTAGACGTTTATTGGAAGAAACGAGTGACAGGAGTCCAAAGAGgtttgaaaaacaaatgaaatgctttatttgggaaaaaaattcaGAAGTGTGCTGATTGGCCACGTTGGGGATGGCCCTCAGAGGGTGACTCTGAGGTGGCCACGTTTATCATCAGGAATCAAGGCAAACCCAAGGTCAATAGGCATCACTGTGTCCAGTGTTCTGGCACTGAGTTTTGTCCAGTGGTCACGAGGGAGCGGGCGCGTTCCTGGAGAATTCCTTATGTGGACCTGGCAAAGCCTCAGGGCGGTGTGTCGGAGGAGAGCTGAGGACACAAGGCCACGTGGAGGAGTCAGTATCTGTGCTTGGTGCAGTAGTCCTTCGGAGACACGACGAGCCCCCGGCCCTTGCGCGCCCCTCGGTAGACCGTCTCCACGATGTCGATCATCTCCTGTTTGTCGTCGATGGCCCAGGTGATCTTGTTGTTGTCGCCAGTGCCCAGATCGATCTGGATGTGTTTGTTCCTGTAGAAGAACATGACGGTGCAGGGATCGTAAAGCTCATACATTTGGTTGAAGCAAGGCACCTCGGTGATATCGACCAGATAGATCACGGCAAATCTCTGGACCTTCTCGGCGATTCTATAGAGAACCTCGTCCATTCTCATGCAGGTGGGATCCCAGTCGTGTCCAAAGCGAATGACGACGATGCGGTTGTCCTCGGAAAGGATGGCCTGGTCCACCTGCCAGCCGTTCTCTAGATGCGGAAGCGTGTAGGACATCTCGAGGGCCCCAGCGACAACCTCCGACTAAGGAGAACCACAGCTGACACGGAGATCTTGCAGAGGCGACGTGGCCGGCCCCCGGGCTGCAGCTGAGGCTGACGGGTGGAAGGCGAGCTCGGCTGGAGGCTGAGACCGTGGCAGGCTGCCTCGGGGCTGTGGAGGTGGACCGGTCCCCAGATCCGCGGGCAGGGAGGCAAGGCCGGTCGCTGGCTCAAGCACccagaaccggaggtcagaggaTGCAGAGACGAGCGGGATGCCGGGTCCAGAGCGAGAGACCGACCGCCTTGTGGGAACGTCCATTTATACCCCCGgggggcgggaggggtggggaggcaggCTGTGCCCTCAAGAAAGCTCCCATTTCCACTGCTGGGCGCCTCAGAGCAGATCTCATCAGGGCGGTGATTGCCTTATCTCGGATTCCGGAGGGGATCCATCACCTCCTATCAGATCTCATCACCACCCAGGTGATTGCTTAATGCTGGGCATCAAGGCCcagagccaagttgacacgtaacatTAACCGTCAGGGCGCCTTGGATGCAGCTTCAGCTCTAGAGGCGGAAGGAAGAAAGCCCTCTCTGGGAAAAGAAACCAGAATTTTCAGGCTTGAGCATCCACGGCTGCCTGGCCTAGTTCTTCTGTACCCCGAAATGTGGTCATTTCAGACTTGAGTTATCAAGAAATGAGGAGCTCACGTAGGCATCGTGGGAATGTCTCAGTTCGATAGTGAGAGAAAAGAAATTATCTAGGCTGTTTCAGGTcccccgttgccgtcgagtcgagtcggactcacagcgaccctatcaggacagagtagaactaccctatactGTTTCCATAGAGCTGCTGTTAGATTTGgactactgaccttttgcttagcagccttagctcttaaccactgtcccaccagggctccagaaggtgGCCATTTTAAATGATCTTCCACCCACCGGGTTGGAGGTGTGGGAACCATAATGAAAAAAGCCAGAGAATTGTCTTGGTGAAATaccaaagtctttttttttttttcccctctgtatcgaactttggatgaaggttacagaccaaactattttctcatcagttagtacacacattgttgtaagacattgtttaacaaccccaggacatgtcaacactctcgctTCTCAATCCTTCGTTCCATATTACTAGTTTTCCGGTTCCCTCCTACCATCCAGTCCCTGCCCAGGGCTGATGTGCCCTTTccctcttggtttttttttttttttttttccatgggcctgttcaatcttgggctgaagagtgaacctcagtagtggcctcattcctgagctgaaagagtgtctgggggctatactatcaggttttctccagtttctatcaggccagcaagtctgatctttccttttgagttagaattttggtctacatttttctccagctctgtccaggaccctctattgtgaaccctgtcagagcagacagttttggtagccaggcaccatctagttgtactggactcaagctggtggaggtcatggtagatgtagtccattagtccttgggactaatcttccccttgtgtctttagttttcttcattcttccttgctcctgaaggggtgggaccagtggagcgTCCTAGACGGCcagtcacaggcttttaaggccccagatgctactcaccaaagtagtatgtagaacattttcttgataaactaTGTTAtcccagttgagctagatgttccctgagaccatggtccccacagcccccagtccatcaattcggtccctcaaagagtttggatgtgtctatggagctaccatggcatTGCCTTttaaggttatgctggcttctgcAGTATTGTGTACTTTCTTACCCTTCAACaaattaccatttatctattgtctattaagtgtttttccatccccactcctcacCTCCCTTGTAAcgatcaaagattatttctttttttatgtaaaccttttcataagtttttacagtagtggtctcataaaacatttgtccttttgtgatcaaaGTATTTCACTCATCCTCCAGATGCAACCATGTTATGACATGCTTCACAGACTCatggttgttctttatcattgcttaatactccattgtgtgtatgtaccacactttgtttacccattcttctgttgatgggtatctaggttgtttacatctttttgttatggtgaacaatgctgcaaagaacattgaatgaatagcagcggaacattgtctgatatagtgctggaagataagtcccccaggttggaaggcactcaaaagatgactggggaagagctgcctcctcaaagtagagtcgacctttaatgacatggatggagtaaagctttcgggaccttcatttgctgatgtggcacgaatcaaaatgagaagaaacagctgcaaacatccattaataatcggaacctggaacatatgaagtatgaatctaggaaaattggaaatcatcaaaaatgaaatggaacacaggaacatcgatatcctaggcattagtgagctgaaatggactggtattggccattttgaattggacaatcatatagtctactctgctgggaatgacaactcgaagaggaatggtgttgcattcatcgtcaaaaagaatgtttcaagatctatcctgaagtacaacactgtcagtgataggataatacccatatgcctacaaggaagaccagttaatacaactgttattcaaatttacgcaccaaccactagggccaaagatgaagaaatagaagatttttatcagctgctgcagtctgaaattgattgaacatgcaatcaagatgcattgataattactggcaattggaatgcaaaagttggaaaaaaaagaagaaggatcagtagttggaaaatatggccttggtaatagaaacaatgccggagatcgaatgatagacttttgcaagaccaacaacttcttcattgcaaataccttccttcaccaacataaacggcgactatacacatggacctcgccagatgaaacacacagaaatcaaattgactacatctgtggaaagagacgatggaaaagctcaatatcatcagtcagaacaaggccaggggccgactgtggaacagaccatcaattgctcatatgcaagttcaagctgaaactgaagaaaatcagagaaagtccacgagagccaaaacatcatcttgagtatatcccacctgaatttagagatcatctcaagaatagacttgatgcattgaacactagtgaccaaggaccagacgagttgtggaatgacatcaaggacatcatccatgaagaaagcaagaggtcactgaaaagacaggaaagaaagaaaagaccaagatggatgtcagaggagactctgaaacttgctcttgagcgtcaagcagttaaaacaaaaggaagaattgatgaagtaaaagaactgaacagaagatttcaaagggcctctcgagaagacaaagtattataatgacatgtgcaaagagctggaattggaaagccaaagggaagaacacgctcggcgtttctcaagctgaaagaactgaagaaaaaattcaagcctcgagttgcaatggtgaaggattccatggggaaaatattaaacgacacaggaagcatcaaaagaagatggaaggaatacacagagtcattataccaaaaagaattagtcgatgttcaagcatttcaagaggtggcatatgatcaggaaccgatggtactgaagcaagaagtccaaactgctctgaaggaattggcgaaaaacaaggctccagaaactgatggaatatcaattgagatctttcaacaaacagatacagcgctggaggtgctcactcatctatgccaagaaatatggaagacagcctcctggccaactgagtagaagagatccatatttatgcctattcccaagaaaggtgatccaactgaatgtggaaattaaagaacaacatcattaatatcacacgcaagcaaaattttgtgaagatcattcaaaaacgggtGCAGCAgaatatcgacagagaactgccagaaattcaggctggtttcagaagaggacttggaatcagggatatcattgctgatgccagatggatcctgggtgaaagcagagaataccagaaggatgtttacctgtgttttattggttatgcaaaggcattcaactgtgtgggtcataacaaactatggataacactgggaagaatgggaattccagaacacttaattgtgctcttgagcaaactttacatagatcaagaggcagttgttcagatagaacaaggggatactgattggtttaaaatcaggaaaggtgtgcgtcagggttgtattctttcaccatacctatttaatctgcatgctgaacaaataatacgagaagctggactatatgaagaagaacggggcatcaggattggaggaagactcattaacaacctgcgttatgcagatgacacaaccttgcttgctgaaagtgaagaggacttgaagcacttactaatgaagatcaaagaccacagcttcagtatagattacacctcaacataaagaaaacaaaaatcctcacaactggaccaatgagcaacatcatgataaacggagaaaagattgaagttgtcaaggatttcattttacttggatccacaattaacagccatggaagcagcagtcaagaaatcaaaagacgcattgcattgggcaaatctgctgcaaaggacctctttaaagtgatgaagagcaaagacatcaccctgaggactaaggtgcgcctgacctaggccatgatattttcaatcacatcatatgcatgtgaaagctggacaatgaataaagaaaaccgaagaattattgacgcctttgaattgtggcgttggcgaagaatattgaatataccatggactgccaaaagaacgaacaaatctgtcttggaagaagtgcggccagaatgctccttagaggcaaggatggcgagaccgcgtcttacatactttggacatgtcgtcaggaggaatctgtctctggagaaggacatcaggcttagcagagtacagggtcagtggaaaagaggaagaccctcaacgaggtgtattggcacagtggctgcaacaatgagctcaagcataacaatgattgtaaggatggcacaggacctggcagtgtttcgttctgttgtgcatagggtcgctatgagctggaatcgactcaacggcacctaaaaacaacaacatattcctaggagtgggattgctggatcgtatggtatttctatttctagctttctaaggaagcaccatatcgttttccaaaatggttgtatcattttgcattcccaccagcagtgcataagagttctgatctccccacagcctcttcaatacttgttattttctgttttattaattcatgccagtaatgttggtgtgagatggtatctcattgtggttttgatttgcatttctctgatggctagatatcatgagcatttcctcatgtgtctgttggccgcttgaacgtcttctttggtgaagtgtctgttcatttcctttgcccattttttaattggattatttgcctttttgttgtagaggtgttggattttcttgtagattttagaaattagacctttgtctgatttgtaatagccaatttttttttcctagtctataggttctctttttactcttttattgaagtcttttggtgagcataagtgtttaacttttagaagattCCCGTTATACAGCTTATCCTCTGgaggttgtgtgttgttggttgtgatttgtatcctgttaatgcttctagtgttgatcctaatttttcttctataaacTTCAGAGTTCTtcgctttatatttaggtctttgatccgttttgagttagtttttgtatatgcgAGGTATgagccttatttcatttttttgcagatggaaatgcagttttaccagcaccatttgtcaagaagactgtcttttgcccatttgatggacttcgggcccttgtcgaagatcaggtgaccataggtggatggatttacatctgggttcttgattctgctccactggtcagtgtatctgtcactgtaccagtaccaggctgtttcgactgccatagctgtatagtaggttctgagaacaggtagtgcgagtcctcctgctttattcttcttcttcaatagtgttttacttatctggggcctcttccctttccatataaagttaatgataaatttttccatctctttaaaaaatgttattggtatttggatcagtattgcagtgtatttataaatcactttgggtagaattgtcattttcacaatgttaagtctacctatccgtgagcatggcatcttttccatttatgtagatctcttttggtttcttgcggtagtgttttgtaattttctttggataggtcttttacatccctggttagatttattcccaaatattttattttttagggtctattataaatgatattgtttttctgacttcttttttatagttctctttattggtgtataggaatccaactgatttttgtgtgtttatcttgtatcctgatactctgctgaaactttctattaattccagtggTTTTCcaaatcttttggattttctaagtatagtaccatatcatccacaaatagggtagtttaacttcttcattaccaatctggatgccttttatttcagtttcttgccttgttgctctagctaagacttctaacacaatgttaaataggagtggtgataaagggcatccttgtcttgttcctgttctcagggggaatgttttcagcctctttccactGAGAacgatgctggctgttggttttgcctagatgccctttattatgttgagaaatttcccttctatacctaattttattgagagtttttatcaggaatggatgttgggctttgtcgaatgccttttctgtgtcaattgcgatgatcatgtgattctttctttccttttatttatgtggtggattacattgatt
This region includes:
- the LOC100671029 gene encoding thioredoxin-like protein 4A — encoded protein: MSYTLPHLENGWQVDQAILSEDNRIVVIRFGHDWDPTCMRMDEVLYRIAEKVQRFAVIYLVDITEVPCFNQMYELYDPCTVMFFYRNKHIQIDLGTGDNNKITWAIDDKQEMIDIVETVYRGARKGRGLVVSPKDYCTKHRY